From Zalophus californianus isolate mZalCal1 chromosome 16, mZalCal1.pri.v2, whole genome shotgun sequence, one genomic window encodes:
- the PIRT gene encoding LOW QUALITY PROTEIN: phosphoinositide-interacting protein (The sequence of the model RefSeq protein was modified relative to this genomic sequence to represent the inferred CDS: deleted 1 base in 1 codon), whose protein sequence is MTMEALPKALEVDEKSPEFKDLLPSQTASSLCISSRSESVWTATPRSKWEIYRKPIVIMSVGGAILLFGVVITCLAYTLKLGENSLKVLKMIGPAFLSLGLMMLVCGLVWVPIIKKKQKQKKKSVFFQTLKSFFLNR, encoded by the exons ATGACAATGGAGGCTCTCCCCAAGGCCCTGGAGGTCGATGAGAAGTCTCCAGAATTCAAAGACCTGCTGCCCAGCCAGACGGCCAGTTCCCTGTGCATCAGCTCCAGAAGCGAGTCCGTCTGGACCGCCACC CCCCGGAGTAAATGGGAAATCTACCGCAAACCCATCGTTATCATGTCGGTGGGAGGCGCCATTCTCCTCTTCGGCGTGGTCATCACCTGCTTGGCCTACACCCTGAAACTGGGTGAGAACAGCCTTAAGGTCCTTAAGATGATAGGGCCTGCCTTCCTGTCCCTGGGACTCATGATGCTGGTGTGCGGCCTGGTGTGGGTGCCCATcatcaaaaagaaacagaagcagaaaaagaagtcAGTTTTCTTCCAGACTCTCAAGTCCTTCTTCCTGAATCGCTGA